In one window of Posidoniimonas corsicana DNA:
- a CDS encoding divalent metal cation transporter — translation MADTSAAGETGVERDRRMLAEANAAGAGARLKTYVRLSGPGWLQSAITLGGGSLAGALFLGILGGPSMLWLQLVAIVLGVVMLSAISYVTLSTGERPFGMINQHINPVLGWGWLIATMMANIIWCMPQFGLCFEALEQNLGPAVVGDVVQSTPGWKYGVSFVLLAVAMSVLMLSIKGGATAKLFDVFLKALIGMIVLCFFGVVIKLSLEGLVDWGAVLAGFLPDLDQTRHATGDLKALADQLPEEAKQFWESRLVREQRDVMIGAAATAVGINMTFLMPYSLLQRGWDKTFRGLARFDLSTGMAIPYVLVTSCVVIAASQAFHATADDQFLSTDPAQFQESPLFAATEKNLLARVRPDQAAGGLEGLEPAGRDEAIAAMAALPEEEKRLAASLVRRNAFSLSRALEPLLGQELANLVFGLGIFGMGFSTIIILMMINGFVFREAFGQPTSNAAFFVGALVAGVCGALWPYIWRADAQMWLAIFASSFGIMLLPIAYATFFMMMNSRKVLGDDMPRGLSRAVWNVMMVVAVVGAVAAAATSIYNKVSNPNPDAAFVGQAALGVSLAYLAAVVVGFFIKPKPLEAIGD, via the coding sequence ATGGCGGACACGAGTGCGGCTGGCGAAACGGGAGTGGAGCGGGACCGGAGGATGCTGGCCGAGGCGAACGCCGCGGGCGCCGGCGCGCGGCTCAAGACCTACGTGCGGCTGTCGGGGCCCGGTTGGCTGCAGAGCGCCATCACGCTGGGCGGCGGTTCGCTGGCCGGCGCACTGTTCCTTGGAATCCTGGGCGGCCCGAGCATGCTGTGGCTGCAGTTGGTGGCCATCGTGCTGGGCGTGGTGATGCTGTCGGCCATCAGCTACGTCACGCTGAGCACGGGCGAGCGTCCGTTCGGCATGATCAACCAGCACATCAACCCCGTGCTGGGCTGGGGCTGGCTGATCGCGACGATGATGGCCAACATCATCTGGTGCATGCCCCAGTTCGGCCTGTGTTTCGAAGCGCTCGAGCAGAACCTCGGCCCCGCGGTGGTGGGCGACGTGGTGCAGTCAACGCCGGGGTGGAAGTACGGCGTCTCGTTCGTGCTGCTGGCAGTCGCGATGTCGGTCCTGATGCTGAGCATCAAGGGGGGCGCCACCGCCAAGCTGTTCGACGTTTTCCTGAAGGCGTTGATCGGGATGATCGTGCTCTGCTTCTTCGGCGTGGTGATCAAGCTGTCGCTGGAGGGGTTGGTTGATTGGGGGGCGGTGCTCGCCGGCTTCCTGCCCGACCTCGACCAGACGCGGCACGCCACCGGCGACCTCAAGGCCCTGGCCGACCAGCTTCCTGAAGAGGCCAAGCAGTTCTGGGAGTCGCGTCTGGTGCGCGAGCAACGCGACGTGATGATCGGCGCCGCGGCCACCGCGGTCGGCATCAACATGACCTTCCTGATGCCCTACTCGCTGCTCCAGCGAGGGTGGGACAAGACGTTCCGCGGGCTGGCGCGGTTCGACCTGTCCACCGGCATGGCGATCCCCTACGTGCTGGTCACTAGTTGTGTGGTGATCGCCGCCTCGCAGGCATTCCACGCCACGGCGGACGATCAGTTCCTCAGCACCGACCCGGCGCAGTTCCAAGAGAGCCCGCTCTTCGCCGCCACCGAGAAGAACCTGCTGGCGCGGGTGCGGCCCGACCAGGCCGCGGGCGGGCTGGAGGGCCTGGAGCCGGCCGGGCGCGACGAGGCGATTGCCGCAATGGCGGCCCTGCCGGAGGAAGAGAAGCGGCTGGCCGCGTCGCTGGTGCGGCGCAACGCGTTCAGCCTGTCCAGGGCGCTGGAGCCGCTGCTGGGCCAGGAGCTAGCCAACCTGGTGTTCGGCCTGGGCATCTTCGGCATGGGCTTCTCCACCATCATCATCCTGATGATGATCAACGGGTTCGTGTTCCGCGAGGCGTTCGGGCAGCCCACGAGCAACGCGGCGTTCTTCGTCGGCGCCCTGGTGGCCGGCGTGTGCGGCGCGCTGTGGCCCTACATCTGGCGGGCCGACGCGCAGATGTGGCTGGCGATCTTCGCGTCGAGCTTCGGGATCATGCTGCTGCCGATCGCCTACGCGACCTTCTTCATGATGATGAACAGCCGCAAGGTCCTGGGCGACGACATGCCGCGGGGACTGTCGCGGGCGGTGTGGAACGTCATGATGGTGGTGGCCGTGGTGGGCGCCGTCGCGGCGGCGGCGACCTCCATCTATAACAAGGTCTCGAACCCGAACCCGGACGCGGCGTTTGTCGGGCAGGCGGCGCTGGGCGTCTCGCTCGCGTACCTGGCCGCGGTGGTGGTCGGCTTCTTCATCAAACCCAAACCGCTCGAAGCGATTGGCGACTAA
- the asnS gene encoding asparagine--tRNA ligase has translation MDRLSVRQARQESAIGQQARLQGWVRTRRDSKGGFSFLELNDGTCLANIQVIADAALENYESEIKHLTAGCSVTVEGQVKASGGKGQATEVQAARVVVHGLADPDSYPLQKKRHSMEKLREWAHLRPRTNTFGAVMRVRNQVCRSIHDFFQEDGFLYLNTPIITASDCEGAGEMFRVTTLDPANPPRTDQGEVDYTQDFFDRPSYLTVSGQLEGEVYATALGKVYTFGPTFRAENSNTSRHLAEFWMVEPEAAFFDLEDNMDLAERFLKRIVTDVLANCEEDLDFFQQRIDNEVRDRLGKIVEGGFARTTYTDAIAALESSGESFEFPVSWGADLQAEHERYLAEKLHGRPVIVHDYPASIKPFYMRVNDDGKTVRAMDVLAPGVGEIIGGSQREERLDVLERRMAEQDLNPDDYWWYLDLRRYGTVPHAGFGLGLERMVQFVTGMANIRDVIPFPRTPGNAEF, from the coding sequence ATGGATCGACTCTCCGTCCGCCAGGCAAGGCAGGAATCCGCGATCGGCCAGCAGGCCCGGCTGCAGGGCTGGGTCCGCACCCGGCGGGACTCGAAGGGGGGCTTCAGCTTCCTCGAGCTGAACGACGGCACCTGCCTGGCCAACATCCAGGTGATCGCCGACGCGGCGCTGGAGAACTACGAGTCCGAGATTAAGCACCTCACCGCCGGCTGCAGCGTCACGGTGGAGGGCCAGGTGAAGGCCTCCGGCGGCAAGGGGCAGGCGACCGAGGTGCAGGCCGCCCGCGTGGTGGTGCACGGCCTGGCCGACCCGGATAGCTACCCGCTGCAGAAGAAGCGGCACTCGATGGAGAAGCTCCGCGAGTGGGCGCACCTGCGCCCCCGCACCAACACCTTCGGCGCGGTGATGCGGGTCCGCAACCAGGTCTGCCGCTCGATCCACGACTTCTTCCAGGAGGACGGGTTCCTCTACCTCAACACGCCGATCATCACCGCCAGCGACTGCGAGGGCGCCGGCGAGATGTTCCGCGTCACGACGCTCGACCCGGCCAACCCGCCGCGGACCGATCAGGGCGAGGTCGACTACACGCAGGACTTCTTCGACCGGCCGTCCTACCTGACCGTGTCGGGCCAGCTGGAGGGCGAGGTCTACGCCACGGCGCTCGGCAAGGTGTACACGTTCGGCCCGACGTTCCGCGCAGAGAACTCGAACACCAGCCGGCACCTGGCCGAGTTCTGGATGGTGGAGCCCGAGGCGGCGTTCTTCGACCTGGAAGACAACATGGACCTGGCCGAGCGGTTCCTCAAGCGGATCGTGACCGACGTGCTGGCCAACTGCGAGGAGGACCTCGACTTCTTCCAGCAGCGGATCGACAACGAGGTCCGCGACCGGCTCGGCAAGATCGTCGAGGGCGGCTTCGCCCGCACCACTTACACCGACGCCATCGCGGCCCTGGAGTCGTCTGGCGAGTCGTTCGAGTTCCCGGTCAGCTGGGGCGCCGACCTGCAGGCCGAGCACGAGCGGTACCTGGCCGAGAAGCTGCACGGCCGGCCGGTCATCGTGCACGACTACCCGGCGTCGATCAAGCCGTTCTACATGCGCGTCAACGACGACGGCAAAACCGTCCGCGCGATGGACGTGCTGGCGCCCGGCGTCGGCGAGATCATCGGCGGCAGCCAGCGCGAGGAACGCCTCGACGTGCTCGAGCGACGGATGGCCGAGCAGGACCTCAACCCGGACGACTACTGGTGGTACCTGGACCTCCGGCGGTACGGCACAGTGCCGCACGCCGGATTCGGTCTGGGCCTGGAGCGGATGGTGCAGTTCGTGACCGGCATGGCCAACATCCGCGACGTCATTCCGTTCCCGCGCACACCCGGCAACGCCGAGTTCTAA